The region TTCATTACTTTTTCTTTTATTTTATTTAAATCGCCATTTACTCTTAATTTAACATCACAAACCTGTGGTTCAGTGATTGGTTTACCGATTTGGCTAACTAAATAGCAGTAAGCCTCTTCAACTTCTTCAATCTCCGCAACGATTCTTTCTGCCATATCCATTGCTGCAGTATTGTATATCTTTCCTATATGAGATACCGGGTTTTTACCAGCAGCAGCTTCTAAGCTCATTGGTCTGTAAGGAGTGATTAAGCCATTAACTCTATTACCTCTTCCAACCTGACCGTCATCACCAGCTTCTGCAGATGTTCCGGTAACAGTTATATAAACAGACTCATTATCTATATCATCCGCTGTATTTATAAATATATCAACATGTTTGGTTGTTAATCTTTGAGCTATTGAGTAAGCATAATTAGTAACAATTTCTTTTTTCTCAACATAATCTTTTATATCATTAACATACTTGTCAACAAAAGCCATAGCTATTGTTATTCTGATGTTATCATGGTTTCTAACACCCATAATTTTAATATCTTCACCAACATATGGATGTTCTTTTTTAAACTCTTTACTGTTTAAAGCTCTCTCAAGTTCATAAACGATCGTTTCTACATCAGAAAACGGAGCAAATCCAACACCAAAAGATGTGTCGTTGGCAAGAGGAATTTCGCCCTTTAATTGAAATCTTTCAAAGAGTTCAACTAAATCCTTACTACCGGGTTTTAATTTTGGATGAATAATAACATGATTAGCTATATCTAAGTTAGGAATGTTTTCTTTTAACCATTTGTGAGCTGTCTCTATAGCCAACTCTTTTATCGGTAATTTTTTATTTCCTTTTTCATCAATCGCTCTTCCGGTTAAATAAATTTCTATTGGCTCAATAATTTTTCCGCCTTTAAATTGTGGGTCTGCAATTCCACCGATCAGTAAGGCTTTATCAACGTTGTGATGCATAATTGCTCCAAATTCTTCTCTGTATAGGTTAGATAATGCTATTGACAATTCTTCTGCTAATGCATCACAAATCGTGTCAGGATGACCTGTTCCCTTTCTTTCTACAATTTCTACAGGTTGCTGGCTTACTTTTTCAAACTCTAAAATTCCAACGTTAATATTTGCCAATCTTTTACCTCCTGAAAAATTTTAAGAATATTAAATTACCATATTTTAAACATGCTTGCAAATTTTAATTAAACAGGTTAAAATATTTATCTACATTCTTTAAGACGGAGGATTAAATGGCTAAAACTACATTATCACCAAAAAAACAGA is a window of Sulfurihydrogenibium sp. DNA encoding:
- a CDS encoding methionine adenosyltransferase, with the translated sequence MANINVGILEFEKVSQQPVEIVERKGTGHPDTICDALAEELSIALSNLYREEFGAIMHHNVDKALLIGGIADPQFKGGKIIEPIEIYLTGRAIDEKGNKKLPIKELAIETAHKWLKENIPNLDIANHVIIHPKLKPGSKDLVELFERFQLKGEIPLANDTSFGVGFAPFSDVETIVYELERALNSKEFKKEHPYVGEDIKIMGVRNHDNIRITIAMAFVDKYVNDIKDYVEKKEIVTNYAYSIAQRLTTKHVDIFINTADDIDNESVYITVTGTSAEAGDDGQVGRGNRVNGLITPYRPMSLEAAAGKNPVSHIGKIYNTAAMDMAERIVAEIEEVEEAYCYLVSQIGKPITEPQVCDVKLRVNGDLNKIKEKVMKIAQEELDKLPSTWQKFLNRHFRLY